The proteins below come from a single Zea mays cultivar B73 chromosome 8, Zm-B73-REFERENCE-NAM-5.0, whole genome shotgun sequence genomic window:
- the LOC100274472 gene encoding Bifunctional aspartate aminotransferase and glutamate/aspartate-prephenate aminotransferase, with translation MASFSSLSASSSTSTPSFNLPAKTSAGTGSLSFHRARESQKSRARMVTVRAEAVDTTISPRVNALRPSKTMAITDQATALRQAGVPVIGLAAGEPDFDTPAVIAEAGINAIRDGATRYTPNAGTLELRKAICKKLEEENGLSYSADQVLVSNGAKQCITQAVLAVCSPGDEVLIPAPYWVSYPEMARLAGATPVILPTSISDNYLLRPESLASVINENSRILILCSPSNPTGSVYPKELLEEIAAIVRKHPRLLVLSDEIYEHIIYQPAKHTSFASLPGMWERTLTVNGFSKAFAMTGWRLGYLAAPKHFVAACGKIQSQYTSGASSISQKAGLAALNLGYAGGEAVSTMVKAFQERRDYLVRSFRELPGVKISEPQGAFYLFIDFSSYYGSEVEGFGTIKDSESLCLFLLEKAQVALVPGDAFGDDKGVRISYAAAMSTLQTAMGKIKEAMALLRPPVAV, from the exons ATGGCCTCCTTCTCCTCCCTctctgcctcctcctccacctccaccCCGTCCTTCAACCTCCCCGCAAAAACCTCCGCTGGCACAGGCTCCCTGTCATTCCACAG GGCGAGGGAGTCGCAGAAGTCCAGGGCCAGGATGGTGACGGTGCGGGCGGAGGCGGTTGACACGACCATCAGCCCGCGGGTGAATGCGCTCAGGCCGTCCAAGACCATGGCCATCACCGACCAGGCCACGGCGCTGCGACAGGCCGGCGTGCCAGTCATCGGACTCGCCGCTGGGGAGCCCGACTTCGACACGCCAGCCGTGATCGCCGAG GCTGGGATAAATGCCATCAGAGATGGGGCCACAAGATACACGCCTAATGCTGGAACTCTGGAGCTGAGGAAGGCTATCTGCAAAAAGCTTGAGG AGGAGAATGGTCTATCATACTCCGCCGATCAGGTGCTAGTAAGCAATGGAGCCAAGCAGTGCATTACACAAGCAGTACTCGCTGTCTGCTCACCTGGCGATGAA GTTTTGATACCTGCACCATATTGGGTCAGCTACCCTGAGATGGCTAGACTGGCTGGTGCAACGCCAGTTATTCTCCCTACAAGCATATCAGACAATTACCTGCTAAGGCCAGAGTCACTTGCCTCAGTGATCAATGAAAATTCAAGGATCTTGATTCTCTGCTCTCCATCTAATCCAACAGGGTCTGTGTATCCTAAGGAGTTGCTTGAGGAGATTGCTGCTATAGTCAGAAAGCACCCTAGACTCCTA GTTTTATCCGATGAGATCTATGAGCATATTATCTATCAACCTGCTAAACACACAAGCTTTGCTTCATTGCCTGGAATGTGGGAAAGAACGTTAACTGTGAATGGATTTTCTAAG GCTTTTGCTATGACTGGTTGGAGACTTGGATACTTAGCTGCCCCTAAACATTTTGTCGCGGCCTGTGGAAAGATCCAAAGCCAG TATACCTCTGGAGCCAGTAGTATATCACAGAAGGCAGGGCTTGCAGCTTTGAACCTAGGTTATGCTGGTGGTGAAGCAGTATCAACCATGGTGAAAGCATTCCAGGAGCGTCGTGATTACCTTGTAAGAAGCTTTAGGGAGCTGCCAGGTGTCAAGATATCGGAACCTCAG GGAGCCTTCTATTTATTCATCGACTTCAGCTCGTACTATGGGTCTGAGGTGGAAGGTTTTGGTACCATCAAGGACTCTGAGTCCCTCTGTCTGTTCCTGTTGGAGAAGGCACAG GTTGCGCTTGTCCCTGGGGATGCATTTGGCGATGACAAGGGTGTTCGCATTTCATATGCTGCAGCTATGTCGACACTGCAAACTGCAATGGGAAAGATAAAAGAAGCGATGGCTCTGCTCAGGCCCCCTGTTGCCGTTTAA
- the LOC100276536 gene encoding uncharacterized protein LOC100276536 — protein sequence MSLACLVCHGMSSSSHSLRSYSVSSSEEESRCGAAVACLARRVTPAGTSTSAGTSKVTPFPPIVSGQVGTEGTPRLQRSRAVSRDLVRDWNFDEVIVAN from the coding sequence ATGAGTCTTGCTTGTCTTGTATGCCATGGCATGAGCAGCTCCTCACACTCTCTTAGAAGCTACTCGGTGTCAAGTTCAGAGGAGGAAAGCCGATGTGGAGCTGCTGTGGCCTGCTTAGCTCGAAGAGTAACACCAGCTGGAACTTCTACTAGTGCTGGGACATCGAAAGTGACCCCCTTTCCACCCATTGTGAGTGGTCAAGTTGGCACGGAGGGCACTCCTCGACTTCAACGCAGCCGTGCTGTGTCCAGGGACCTTGTTAGAGATTGGAACTTTGACGAAGTAATTGTCGCAAATTAG
- the LOC103637145 gene encoding uncharacterized protein, whose product MKGCIPSPIRRLVVEGGNLRRRGRPPHKRDPPEPPYDVRERGRKKSTCDELGVAWADMDGELAYRSSPGRTRCGDDLVDEDHRHCPRHPLPPWIPRAPGRPPPLLRGSRAHPAAHPTPHRFPPRIQPPCRSRSPAPAIDCSPCPRLAPPTATPASDGNGLGPGPDPGVFLSPRALSQLDELAAFRYEHAFPHGLLTVCALSRGPDDDAMAEALVRLLLLRDRALGPAQRYAQLLTFVIRRYLHDRRGLAPHAAVLMGFYRPTDVGAGNANAAPEYDKGEGGDEGEMACTAEVSFDAVGAPGAPPTPPLNFPYICNMTVKTPLRRRGIGKQLLKACKDLVFKMNDKRRVYLHYRIIDRVPFNMYTKAGYSIIQTDSILVWLSLQKRKYLMSKELPQAPVVSETSTKNFE is encoded by the exons ATGAAGGGATGCATCCCCTCCCCTATCCGGCGGTTGGTTGTAGAGGGAGGAAATCTCCGGCGGCGAGGTCGCCCACCGCACAAACGCGACCCGCCGGAGCCCCCATACGACgtaagagagagagggaggaagaAGAGCACCTGCGACGAGCTGGGGGTGGCTTGGGCGGATATGGACGGCGAGCTCGCCTACAGATCCTCGCCGGGGAGAACGCGATGTGGCGACGATTTGGTTGACGAGGACCACCGCC actgcccccgccatcCCTTACCTCCGTGGATCCCGCGCGCACCCGGCCGCCCACCCCCACTCCTCCGCGGATCCCGCGCGCACCCGGCCGCCCACCCCACTCCGCATCGATTCCCACCGCGAATTCAGCCGCCATGCCGCTCCCGATCCCCTGCACCCGCCATCGACTGCTCCCCTTGCCCCCGCCTCGCCCCTCCAACCGCCACACCCGCCTCGGACGgaaacggcctcggccccggccccgaccCCGGTGTCTTCCTATCGCCGCGCGCGCTCTCGCAGCTCGACGAGCTCGCGGCCTTCCGCTACGAGCACGCCTTCCCGCACGGTCTCCTCACCGTGTGCGCCCTCTCGCGCGGCCCCGACGACGACGCCATGGCCGAGGCGCTCGTCCGCCTCCTCCTTCTCCGAGACCGTGCGCTGGGCCCGGCCCAGCGGTACGCGCAGCTCCTCACGTTCGTCATCCGCAGGTACCTCCACGACCGTCGCGGGCTCGCGCCGCACGCCGCGGTGCTCATGGGGTTCTACCGCCCCACCGACGTCGGCGCCGGCAACGCCAACGCCGCCCCGGAGTACGACAAAGGGGAGGGTGGGGATGAAGGGGAGATGGCGTGCACCGCGGAGGTGTCGTTTGACGCGGTGGGCGCACCAGGGGCCCCGCCCACTCCGCCGCTCAACTTCCCCTACATCTGTAACATGACTGTGAAGACGCCACTGAGAAG GAGAGGAATTGGAAAGCAACTTCTTAAGGCATGCAAAGATCTGGTTTTCAAGATGAATGACAAAAGACGTGTATACCTTCACTATAGAATAATtgaccgagtcccattcaacatgTACACGAAAGCTGGATACAGTATTATCCAGACTGACAGTATATTGGTCTGGCTGAGCCTTCAAAAGCGCAAGTACTTGATGAGCAAGGAATTACCCCAAGCTCCTGTTGTTAGTGAGACTTCAACCAAAAACTTTGAGTGA
- the LOC100286041 gene encoding uncharacterized protein, whose product MKQQHGTEPRQRRAYARSASSCRACTQQACRPHRASVRRPESSPTAPAGLLVAWWSAYKLASARAPAARASLYSPLSRASHSRATNHTTGPCRSLASLVQGIKQARGQPSSSMAKASSRLLFSLSLVVLLLLVETTTSPHGQADAIDCGASCSYRCSKSGRPKMCLRACGTCCQRCGCVPPGTSGNEDVCPCYANMKTHDGQHKCP is encoded by the exons ATGAAGCAACAACACGGAACGGAACCACGCCAACGGCGTGCGTACGCGCGCTCAGCTAGCTCGTGTCGTGCGTGCACACAGCAAGCGTGCCGCCCCCACCGTGCGAGTGTGCGTCGCCCGGAATCCTCTCCAACCGCGCCGGCCGGGCTGCTGGTCGCCTGGTGGTCGGCCTATAAATTGGCTTCCGCGCGCGCGCCAGCAGCCAGAGCCAGTCTCTACTCGCCTCTCTCTCGCGCAAGCCACAGTAGAGCAACCAACCATACCACCGGCCCGTGTCGATCTCTGGCCTCTCTCGTGCAAGGAATTAAGCAGGCAAGAGGCCAACCTTCTTCCAGCATGGCCAAGGCGAGCAGCAGGCTGCTCTTCTCGCTCTCGctcgtcgtcctgctgctcctCGTGGAG ACCACTACTTCTCCCCATGGACAGGCTGACGCCATCG ACTGCGGCGCGAGCTGCTCGTACCGGTGCAGCAAGTCGGGACGGCCCAAGATGTGCCTGAGGGCGTGCGGCACCTGCTGCCAGCGCTGCGGCTGCGTCCCGCCGGGCACCTCCGGCAACGAGGACGTCTGCCCCTGCTACGCCAACATGAAGACCCACGACGGCCAGCACAAGTGCCCGTGA